Sequence from the Thermocoleostomius sinensis A174 genome:
TTTATCGGTGCAAATGACTGTCGTGGCGCTCAAAGTTTCTACTGACGACAACCGTCGCACCAGCGCATTTTGTCGCGCCATCCGCCGGACTCCCACTGCCAGCGCCAGAGTGACCGTGGGCAGCAATCCTTCCGGGACGTTTGCCACAATGATGCCGATGCTAAAGATAAAACTTTCCCGCGCTTCCATGCCGATCAGCCAGTAGCTGAGCAAAAACACAGAAATACCCATGCCGATCGCCAGCACGGTAATCACGCGCACAATCCGGGAAATTTGCAACTCTAAGGTACTGGGTTCGCGCACGACACGCGTTGTGAGCTGAGCAACATGCCCGAATTCCGTGCGACTACCCGTGGCATAAACCACCCCTAACCCGCGACCGGAGACCACTGTAGACCCGGCAAAGACTAAATTTCCCGCCTCGGTCGGGCGCAATCGGCTGGTTGGGTGTTGATTGGCAGACATCTCGACCGGATCGGCATGACGGGCAATGAGCAAAGACTCACCGGTCAAAATTGAAACATCCACATAGAGCGATTCTGCCTCGACTAACCGAGCATCTGTCGAAATGCGATCGCCCTCCTCCAACTGCACCACATCTCCCACCACCAGCTCTCGCACGGGTAAGGTTACCAATCGTCCATCCCGGTAAACTTTTGCCTGAAGGGGCAACACCTTTTTCAGCTCGGCTAGTGCTCGTTCTGCTTGAAACTCCTGCCAGAAACTGAAGACGGCATTAATCCAGATTACCGCCCAAATTGCCCAACCCAGTTCCGGAGTGTGCGAGATAAAAGCCAGAATGCCAGCCACCCACAACAGCAGCGCCATGAAGTGAGTCAGTTGGTCAAGAAAACGCAAAATAATTGGACGGCGAGGCGGTTCGGGAAGCTCATTGTAGCCATCTCGCTGTAGCCGCAATACCACTTCGGCTTCTGAAAGCCCCTGCTGGTGAGTATCCAGAACCTTGAGGACTTCAGCAGCAGTCAGTGACCAAATGGGGCGATGCTGGCTCATAGGGTTGGAAGAGGGGAGAGGAAAGGGGCTGGATTTATACAGTGATTCCTGAATTTCACACTGCTCGTAGTACGGGCTTTGGCTTGTTACGACTAAAGTCGTCACTACAAACGCTGCGGAATCGGTTAACTACTGCTGTTGAGCTGCTGCTTCCTTGGTACGACCAGTTGTTGTACCCTGTGGAACCTTACCCTGAACAATGAGCACCGAGCAGGGCGCATGGTGGACGACATAGTTGCTCACGCTATCTGACAACCATTCTTCCAAACCAGTCAAGCCGCGACGACCTATCACAATTAAATCAGCTTCCCACGTTTCAGCAATCTTACAAATAACTCGACCCGAATCACCAAAGTTTTGTGTAAATTCAGTTGGAACATCCGCTGCGGCTGCCTTCTCTGCATAGGAGCGCAAAAGTTCCAGACTCTTCTTCTCGTAAGCTTCCCATTGTTTACGGTGGGTTTTTGCAAGCTCACTAACCGCTAGGGAAGCATAGGGAATTCCCATTGAAAGGAGATCAAATCCACCAGTTTCATCAGAAGATAAGACATGCAACAGCATCAGCTTTGCACTCGTAGCCTTGGCTAGCTCCAGGGCCACCTCAAATACTTGCTCACTACCGGTAGAATGATTAATTGCAACCAAAATTTTCTGATGCATTGAGCGACTCCTTGAGTAAAGAATATGAGAAGAAAGCAGTGAATCTTACAACCCTCTACAGCGTCAATCCAAGCCGCAGTGCTTGTACCGCAAGCTGGGAAAGCTTATCGTCAAGGTTAATCAGGAAATCTAAGGAATTTCTGAGGATGTAATTGCTAGTTTCAAGACACAGATTCAGAGACCAGCGGCGGCAGTGCAACCCGCCGATTCAGCGGATGATATGGCATTTCATGCTTTTGTTTGAAATCGGTGAAATTGGTAACGGCTGCGGGTTGTGGTAGCAGAATTGAATGGGGCTTTTGACTTTGCCAAAGGGGAATCTGGCTGACAGTTTGTGCCAATAATCGTCGGTAAACTTCACTTAATTGAGCCGCTGCGATCGCCCAACCTGGAGTTGGATGCCAGTGACCAGAGGCATACTGTTGTAAGCGTTGCACCCATGACTCGTCCTGCAAGACCTGAGCGATCGCCCCCACCCAAGCTGTTGAAGTGTTCGTGGGAACTCGTAGTCCGGTTTCTTCGGGAATGATGGCAAATCTCGCACTACTCCATTGGGAGGCAACGATGGGGCAACCCTGCGCGATCGCCTCCAGTGCTTTATCTGCAAAGGGTTCATTCCAGTTGACAAGCACACAGACATTCGCGGCACGATAGTAAAGTTTCAGATCTTCAGATGCACAAGGTACTGACCAGTGAATATCACACAAATCTAACTGTGCAATCTTTTGTTGAATAACTGAACGTATTGCAGCGGAATCATCTGCCAAATTCAGAGTACCGGGTATGAAAACCCACTGATGTCTTCGGAAACGATGGAGTTGAGTTGTAGAAAGCTGATTCAGTTGGATTGCGACTTCAAGCCAGCGTTCAACTTGCTGAATTGCTTGAGTTGTAGATCGGATAGATGGGGCAACCCATAAAATAACTGCATCAGAGGCAGAATATCCTAACGTGTGCTTCGCTTCTATGTTGGATAGCTGACAAACTTTTTTTAGCAAAGCTTTGAAATCGTGAGAAGTCAATTCATCATTTGCAGTGAGTACAACGATTTCATCCGCATGTCGCCAGATTTCCCAAGCCACATAAGCTGAAGGATAACCACTGGTTTGCTGGACAATTTCAAGCCCATCCTGACTCCACAAATTGTCACATTGCCAGTGAGAATGAATCCACTGAATGTTTTCTGACTGTTTCAGTTGCAATCCTACTTGACCTGCTAAGCCATTCCAGGTGTGAATCAGCGGATAGTTTTTTCCTTCTTGAAGAGAAAATTTACGAAATTGCTGAACAAATTGAGCCACATCTGGTGTATTGAAATAAATTTTGCAATGATTTGGGGACTGCTGAACAGTCATCCAATGATTCGCTAACTTTTTACCATCAGCATTACCAATTCTTCCAACAAACTGATCAACGTGCCATCCTGCTCTTGCCAAGGCTGACGCAAGTTGAGTGATTTGTTGGTGAATGCGTTGTGTATCGTCCGGTGCGATCGCATTCTGCATAAGTCCAGAGTTTGAATGCTCCTCCCGATTTGGCTCAATGATCAACAGGGCGATCGCTTGCTGAGAGGGATGCATCATACTCGTCACCTCCGTTGGCTGTCTGTCAATCACCTCAGGCTGCAATCATAGGAGTTTTTTGCCAACCATTGCGCTGATAACTCGCTGCCAGCACATCCCGATAAACCGCTTCATAGCCATCGACCATTGACTGAACACTGAAGTGCTGCTCGACATGCTGACGGCAGACTCGACGGTCAATTTCAGCCACTCGATCGATCGCCGCTACACACTCATCAACGGTTTGACAAAGAAAGCCAGTTTTGCCATGAACAATCACTTCAGGAGCCGAACCCATTGCCATTGCAATAACGGGAGTGCCACACGCCATTGATTCGGTCATCACTAACCCGAAGGGTTCCCGCCAGGTAATGGGGAACAGGGTTGCGACGGCTCCTCCCATAATGTCGCTTTTCTGAGCATGGTTCGCTTCACCCAGAAACTCAATTTGTTTACCGTCAATCAGGGGTGCCACTTGCTGTTCAAAAAACTCTCGATCGACACGATCAACCTTTCCTGCCATTTTCAAATGCCAGCCCGTACGCTTCGCAATTTCGATCGCCAGATGGGGGCCTTTTTCCGGAGACATTCGTCCCAAAAAGGCCAGATAGGGCGGATCGTCGGGCTGAGGATGGAATGTATAGCTGTTTGGATCAATGCCGTTATAGACCGTAGCCATATAATTTAAGCCCAGATCATTCCGACGTTGCGAATTGGAAATACTGACAAAATTCTGGTGTTTGTTCTTGATATAAATTGGCTCAACCCAGGATGGAATAATGCCATGAGTGGTATGCAAGGTTGGTGTTTTCACCAAGTTGGCATAAGGGAAGGCTTGAAAATCAACGTGGGAATGAATAATGTCAAAGTCACTGGCATGTTCGTAAGCTTTGCTCAGTTGTAAGGCGTCATAAACCTGGGCTTCTTGTGGCGTTGCTTCCATCAAGCGTAAGGGCTGAATTGCCCCAGGTTCCAGCTTAGCGAGGGTGACGGAATCAGCCGTTGCAAATAGCGTGACTTCATGTCCGCGTCGAACCAGTTCATCCGTTAATAAACTCACAACTAATTCTGTACCGCCGTAGGCTGGAGGGGGAACTCGCTCCCACAACGGAGCAATTTGTGCAATTCGCATAGTCTGCTCTCCTGGTTTTGATAGAATGAAGCGCGATCGATCAAAGTGAGTTTGAGCAAATTTTGAATCAGCGAACGTTCGTGTAACTCGTTTGACCTTTCCGATTTGAAAAATAAGACGGGAGCGTAAGCTCTGTCATTAGGGCGATCGCTTATTCAAGGGTCGCAATGACCGAACATCAGCCTGCGGCTCTTTGACCAAAGCGATGACAACGGGGAACGGATGCAACGAGTGCTTCAAACGTTGCAATCTGATTAATGTGACTGCTGATTAAATTAGATTGAAAAAATGTAGAAATTCTGAAGTAGTACTCGACTGAGTTTCACAGAATTGCCACAACTATCCGATGCAGTCTTAGCATTACAGTTTTCACATTAACTACGCTGTCAATTATCTTCTGTACGGAAGAAACATCCCCAAGGGGCTTAATACATCCCTCCCCAAGCATCTAGGATCGTTAACATTCGCTTATCTGCTAAACCATCAACACGACTGACAATATCGCTAAAGGAAGTAAAGGGAGATTGCTTGCGAGCTTTCTCAATGTTTTTAATCAGCTTTTCAGCCGTTTTACCGCGAATACCTGCTATCGCCATTTTTTGTAACAGTTCCGCAGCGGTAGCAGCATTAAAAATTTCCAGCGGCTCAACTTTCTGCGGAATTTGTTGCTGAAGCGATGTAATTTGTTGCTCCAAACGCTGGACATCACGTTGGTGGGACTGCTTTATCTCCTGTAGTCCTGCATCAAGACGAGATTCTAGATTAGTCATACGTTGCTCTATCGTTGTTGATGCCTCAGTCGGCGAACTAGCATCAGTATACGGCTTGAGCGTGGTAGGAGTTTGTGTTTGATGTAAAGCGGCAAACTGCTTAATAGCAGCATCTTCTAGATCTTCAGGGATGATAAAAGCATTGACCATTTCGGCTGCCCGCGGGTTAATTTCTTTGGCTCTGACAGCAGCATAATATTCGCGATCGCCTGCCAACACCTCATAGGAATCGACTCCGGTTTGTTTAAGGAGTAGGGGAGAGAGTAAGCCATTGGCTTCTAGAATATTCTGTGCTAAGGTTTCTAGCTCATCCACCTTAAACTCTGAACGAGGCAGCTTAGAAGTAATACTCCTTACATCAACTAAATAGTATTCGCTCATGCGTTATACCCCAATTTTTTCCATCACTTCATTGGAGAGATTTCTGAACTCCTTAACAGAGTCAGAATTACTATCAAATTCAAAGATTGATTTTGGATCTGGAATTTCCAAACTGCCCATAGTCAGAGTTTTGTTCACACAATTTGATAGGGCAATGCGCTCGTAGATAACGGTATTGAGCACAGATAGCCCATATCGTTGAACAACTGCTTCACGCTGTCTCGGGAAGACATGTGTTAAATATCGATTGTTTGTCAACACTTTAGACGGAAGAACTCCCAAGACTTCCAGGGGGTGCTTGCCAATACTTGAGCGGGTTTCATTGACTTCAACAACGAAATTTTTTACATTACTTAAACCTTGATTAGCAAAGGGCTTCAAATCTGAAGGAATAATGAGATAGTCCAATGAGATAGTCCGCCGCAATTAAAGCAATCTCTGCGTAAAGATCCCTGGAGGGTGGCGCATCGATGATGGTGATATCGTAGTCATCCTCCACCTGTTGAAGTTTTGCATTGAGGCGCAGGCGACTGGCCGCAAAGCGAGTTAAGCGTTGCTGTTCGTCGATCAGTGTAATGTGAGATGGAATGACATCAATTTCCGGGTTGTTGAATCCATTGGATTGGCGAACAATGTCGGGAATAAAGTCAAACTCTCCAGAACTGATAAGTTGCAAAACATTTTTGTCTTTGAGATTGTCATCTTCATCAAACTGGAATTTGATCAGCCCCGTAGCAAAGGTAGAATTTGCCTGAGCATCAATGTCGATCAGTAATACCTTTTTGCCCTTATTTCTTTTTTGCCCTTATTTCTAAAGGCAGCCGCAAGGTTAACGGCAGTAGTGGTTTTACCAACCCCACCTTTGTTGTGATAGATTGCGATCGTTTTCATAGAGTAACTCTCTCAGCAGCAGAGATGTGTCTAACTTTTCACAACACATCTTTGTCAATCAGTAGTAAACACTGCATCGTCAACGATTGCTAGAATTGCTACCAGAATCTGAAACAAATCTTCAAGCTTAACAGAAACACAATAAAGATTGAGATCTTGTTCAAGCTGTCGTTATTTGCGATTGAGGCAACAAATGTCCAAACATCTCCACTGGATACAACACCGTAGAAGATAGATTCATTAGTATTGATTAATACACAGCTAATGGTATTAAACAACCCAATTCAAGCAAGCTGCAATTTCTCGATGCAGGGTTAAAGGGTTAAAGGGTTTACCAATTAAGCCTTTGATTCCTAGGGCTTCGTATTGCTTAACTTCTAAAGAATCGGCCTTCGCCGTGAGTAGGACGACGGGAATCGATCGCGTCTCTGGTTGAACCAATAGAGCATTGAGAAACTGATAGCCATCCATTCCTGGCATCATTACATCTAGAACGATCGCATCGGGATTTTCTGTCCTAGCTTTGTGCAGCCCGTCTTCCCCAGACTCTGCCACAATCACTGTCCAGTGGGCAATTTTTTCCAGACAGGTTTGCACAACGCGCCGCACATCAAACTCATCATCCACAAATAGGATACGTCGCGCGGTTGGAATGGTTGTTGCCGACGAGTCAATCATGGTCTGTTGCCGCATCGATCCGAGATTTGAGAACACCACTGCACTCCTACACCGAGAGGTCTTGTACCAACTAACCCTCAGTTTTGATACTGATAGGCTGTACTACTGGCTCAATCGTTTAAGTGTATCAATTTTGGCTTTCTATTTTGGTCCTACTTAAACCATTTATCTCCTCTTGACAGGGAAGAGATATCTACAAGCCAACCTCCCCCTAAACAGGCTAAGGCTCAGAGAGATGGGACAGGCACCCTGGAAGATAGAAATTAATCAGTGCAGGTTTTGCTTCCCATTTGAGAACAAAATTCTAAGGAAACGCTGAGGTAGGTCAGATTGCCTTGACTGTTCAGGAGATGTACTGCATTTTTTTGTTGGGATTTGGTAATGGTGTGGAACGACTGATGGAAGCTAGGAATTTAATCCGGTCATGATGCCCGTCCTCTCACTGGGCGGGCAAGATGCTTACCCTACAAGACAGTTACCCGATTATTTTTTTAACTTCCATCCAGTCGTTACTACGAACTACGAACCTGGTCTACCAGTGAAGTTGGGTGCCGATTTGATCGGCGAGATGTAGAATGTTGAAGGGTTTGAGGATGATCCCAGCAATATCGGAGTAATCTATTTCCAACTCCTGTATGGAGGTTGGATCAGTCAGGTCGGTGGGGTCGGTGGCGGGGAAGAGAATCACTGGAATCGGCCGCGTCGCTGGATTAGTTTTCAGGGTTTGCAGCCATTCTAGCCCACTGCCATCGGGTAGGCTCAAGTCAAGCAAGATAGCATCGAGCGGTTGGGTTTGGGCAAGGGTGAAGCCGTCCTGTCCGGTATAAGCCGTCAAAATGCTCCAGCCCTTGAGGCGTTCCAGGGTGACTTTAACGATCCGACAGAGATCGGGTTCATCATCAATCAGTAAGATGTAGCGATTGGAATTGGAATTGGGCATAGCATACTGAAATCTCCTTTAAGGATAAGTGGAGTGTTGCCCATGAGTACGAAGGGGTTGAAACTAGAGCGATCGCCTTCAACGGGTTGTACAGATTGTTGCCTACAACGTCATAACGTCATGTTGAGTTCTAACACGCCTGAGTTGAAGTGCTTCACCCAGACGTTCAACATGAACGCAATTGCAACGAACAACTGAAGCCCTGTCGTACTCCCAAGCAATCAAACACGAGTAACGAAAAGGGCATCACTCCAAGTTTTTATCTTGGCAGGTAGTGAAATCTTTTGAAAATACGGCATTCCCAACAAAACAGAGCGTATTTCACGCCAGGCTGCCTAATTTATTGTGGTTCCTGAGCTTGCACCTGAAGGAGTGTAAGGGTTGTAAGGATGGGTTAGAACCAGGGGCGCATTAGCGGAGCTACTGGCAAATCATCTGCAATCTTAATGACGGTGATTTTGGCATTTTCAACCACAGTGTTACCCAAAAGGGTATTGTGCATTGCCTCAAACTTTGATTCTGCTGTAATGGTGTCTTCGTAATGCACCATCACATGGTATCGCTGCTCAATTGGCACTCCTGTTTCAGAACGTTCCACGTTCTCCCAATCAAGATTCTGCTGTTCTTCAGCCCGCTGGCGGCAGGTTTCGGCTAATTGTTCCAGCGCGATTGCGATCGTATGTTCAGGCGTTTGACCATAGCACTGGAATACCTTCTGGATTGTGATCACTGAAACAGGATGATAGCTGACAAAGAAATTGTTCCTTCTCTTGAGGCAATACAGCGATCGAAAGGCTTCCAGTTAGATGCTCAGGATTGGTTTCAGTCATATCCACTGTGGCACAGCACGAGCAACTCCAGAATTACAAGCGCTACAATCTATCTTACTGGAAGGTGAGTGCTATCCTCTGCTATGACTATCGTCATTCCTCAACCTCTGACCCTAGAGCAGTTCTTGAAGCTGCCTTATATAGAAGATTCACCTGCATGGGAATTTAGCCAAGGAACAGCGATTCAAAAGCCAATGCCGGGTGGTAAACATAGTCGATTACAGTCCCGCTTGGGAGGTGCCATTAATGCCCTCAACTCTCCCTATGAAGCATTTCCTGAACTACGCTGTACTTTTGGTGGGCGATCCATTGTTCCAGATTTAGTAGTTTTGGCAACACATCAGATCCCCGTAGACTCTAATGGAGACGTTATCAGTACAGGAATCAATTTTGCACCTGCCTGGATGATTGAGATTTTATCTCCGGAGCAGGGTCAGATGAGGGTGACTCGCAATATTTTGCATAGCCTGCGCCACGGAGGGCAGATGGGTTGGCTGATTGACCCCGATGAGCGTGTGGTGTTGGTTTATCGTCCAGATTGCTTACCCAATGAATTGACAGATGATGCCTGGCTTCCCTGTCTGCCTGGAGTTGATTTGGTGTTGACTGTAGAGCAATTATTTGGTTGGTTGAAGCTAAGTTGAAGCTGAATAGTACTGCATCGATAACGTCGTCGAAGTCACGTTTATAGGTAAATCACTCAGCGTTCTAACTTACAAAGCTTTCCTGATTTTCTATGTCCTCTTCTTGCTTCTGTTCCGGACAGGGCAACGTGAAATAAAACGT
This genomic interval carries:
- a CDS encoding universal stress protein, coding for MHQKILVAINHSTGSEQVFEVALELAKATSAKLMLLHVLSSDETGGFDLLSMGIPYASLAVSELAKTHRKQWEAYEKKSLELLRSYAEKAAAADVPTEFTQNFGDSGRVICKIAETWEADLIVIGRRGLTGLEEWLSDSVSNYVVHHAPCSVLIVQGKVPQGTTTGRTKEAAAQQQ
- a CDS encoding glycosyltransferase, encoding MMHPSQQAIALLIIEPNREEHSNSGLMQNAIAPDDTQRIHQQITQLASALARAGWHVDQFVGRIGNADGKKLANHWMTVQQSPNHCKIYFNTPDVAQFVQQFRKFSLQEGKNYPLIHTWNGLAGQVGLQLKQSENIQWIHSHWQCDNLWSQDGLEIVQQTSGYPSAYVAWEIWRHADEIVVLTANDELTSHDFKALLKKVCQLSNIEAKHTLGYSASDAVILWVAPSIRSTTQAIQQVERWLEVAIQLNQLSTTQLHRFRRHQWVFIPGTLNLADDSAAIRSVIQQKIAQLDLCDIHWSVPCASEDLKLYYRAANVCVLVNWNEPFADKALEAIAQGCPIVASQWSSARFAIIPEETGLRVPTNTSTAWVGAIAQVLQDESWVQRLQQYASGHWHPTPGWAIAAAQLSEVYRRLLAQTVSQIPLWQSQKPHSILLPQPAAVTNFTDFKQKHEMPYHPLNRRVALPPLVSESVS
- a CDS encoding glycosyltransferase family 4 protein, with the protein product MRIAQIAPLWERVPPPAYGGTELVVSLLTDELVRRGHEVTLFATADSVTLAKLEPGAIQPLRLMEATPQEAQVYDALQLSKAYEHASDFDIIHSHVDFQAFPYANLVKTPTLHTTHGIIPSWVEPIYIKNKHQNFVSISNSQRRNDLGLNYMATVYNGIDPNSYTFHPQPDDPPYLAFLGRMSPEKGPHLAIEIAKRTGWHLKMAGKVDRVDREFFEQQVAPLIDGKQIEFLGEANHAQKSDIMGGAVATLFPITWREPFGLVMTESMACGTPVIAMAMGSAPEVIVHGKTGFLCQTVDECVAAIDRVAEIDRRVCRQHVEQHFSVQSMVDGYEAVYRDVLAASYQRNGWQKTPMIAA
- a CDS encoding ParB N-terminal domain-containing protein, which translates into the protein MSEYYLVDVRSITSKLPRSEFKVDELETLAQNILEANGLLSPLLLKQTGVDSYEVLAGDREYYAAVRAKEINPRAAEMVNAFIIPEDLEDAAIKQFAALHQTQTPTTLKPYTDASSPTEASTTIEQRMTNLESRLDAGLQEIKQSHQRDVQRLEQQITSLQQQIPQKVEPLEIFNAATAAELLQKMAIAGIRGKTAEKLIKNIEKARKQSPFTSFSDIVSRVDGLADKRMLTILDAWGGMY
- a CDS encoding ParA family protein, whose protein sequence is MDYLIIPSDLKPFANQGLSNVKNFVVEVNETRSSIGKHPLEVLGVLPSKVLTNNRYLTHVFPRQREAVVQRYGLSVLNTVIYERIALSNCVNKTLTMGSLEIPDPKSIFEFDSNSDSVKEFRNLSNEVMEKIGV
- a CDS encoding AAA family ATPase, translated to MIDIDAQANSTFATGLIKFQFDEDDNLKDKNVLQLISSGEFDFIPDIVRQSNGFNNPEIDVIPSHITLIDEQQRLTRFAASRLRLNAKLQQVEDDYDITIIDAPPSRDLYAEIALIAADYLIGLSHYSFRFEALC
- a CDS encoding AAA family ATPase, whose protein sequence is MKTIAIYHNKGGVGKTTTAVNLAAAFRNKGKKEIRAKRYY
- a CDS encoding response regulator, whose amino-acid sequence is MIDSSATTIPTARRILFVDDEFDVRRVVQTCLEKIAHWTVIVAESGEDGLHKARTENPDAIVLDVMMPGMDGYQFLNALLVQPETRSIPVVLLTAKADSLEVKQYEALGIKGLIGKPFNPLTLHREIAACLNWVV
- a CDS encoding response regulator, encoding MPNSNSNRYILLIDDEPDLCRIVKVTLERLKGWSILTAYTGQDGFTLAQTQPLDAILLDLSLPDGSGLEWLQTLKTNPATRPIPVILFPATDPTDLTDPTSIQELEIDYSDIAGIILKPFNILHLADQIGTQLHW
- a CDS encoding Uma2 family endonuclease, which codes for MTIVIPQPLTLEQFLKLPYIEDSPAWEFSQGTAIQKPMPGGKHSRLQSRLGGAINALNSPYEAFPELRCTFGGRSIVPDLVVLATHQIPVDSNGDVISTGINFAPAWMIEILSPEQGQMRVTRNILHSLRHGGQMGWLIDPDERVVLVYRPDCLPNELTDDAWLPCLPGVDLVLTVEQLFGWLKLS